One Theropithecus gelada isolate Dixy chromosome 3, Tgel_1.0, whole genome shotgun sequence genomic window carries:
- the MEPCE gene encoding 7SK snRNA methylphosphate capping enzyme isoform X3: protein MVGLDIDSRLIHSARQNIRHYLSEELRLPPQTVEGDPGAEGEEGTTTVRKRSCFPASLTASRGPIAAPQVPLDGADTSVFPNNVVFVTGNYVLDRDDLVEAQTPEYDVVLCLSLTKWVHLNWGDEGLKRMFRRIYRHLRPGGILVLEPQPWSSYGKRKTLTETIYKNYYRIQLKPEQFSSYLTSPDVGFSSYELVATPHNTSKGFQRPVYLFHKARSPSH, encoded by the exons ATGGTGGGCTTGGATATAGATTCCCGGCTCATCCATTCTGCCCGTCAGAACATCCGACACTACCTTTCCGAGGAGCTGCGTCTCCCACCCCAGACTGTGGAAGGGGACCCAGGGGCAGAGGGTGAGGAAGGGACCACCACCGTTCGAAAGAGGAGCTGCTTCCCAGCCTCGCTGACTGCCAGCCGGGGTCCCATCGCTGCCCCCCAAGTGCCCTTGGATGGAGCGGACACATCAGTCTTCCCCAACAATGTTGTCTTCGTCACG GGTAATTATGTGCTGGATCGAGATGACCTGGTGGAGGCCCAAACACCTGAGTATGATGTGgtgctctgcctcagcctcaccaagtGGGTGCATCTGAACTGGGGAGATGAGGGCCTGAAGCGCATGTTTCGCCGAATCTACCGGCACCTACGCCCTGGAGGCATCCTGGTCCTAGAGCCCCAACCCTGGTCGTCGTATGGCAAGAGAAAGACCCTTACG GAAACAATCTACAAGAACTACTACCGAATCCAACTGAAGCCAGAGCAGTTCAGTTCCTACCTGACATCCCCAGACGTGGGCTTCTCCAGCTATGAGCTTGTGGCCACACCCCACAACACCTCTAAAG gCTTCCAGCGTCCTGTGTACCTGTTCCACAAGGCCCGATCCCCCAGCCACTAA
- the MEPCE gene encoding 7SK snRNA methylphosphate capping enzyme isoform X1 translates to MIEMAAEKEPFLVPAPPPPLKDESGGGGGPTVPPHQEAASGELCGGTERGPGPCAPSAGSPAAGVGRESPGAAAIPPGGPQAQQHRGGGPQAQSHGEARLSDPPGRAAPPDVGEERRGGGGTELGPPAPPRPRNGYQPHRPPGGGGGKRRNSCNVGGGGGGFKHPAFKRRRRVNSDCDSVLPSNFLLGGNIFDPLNLNSLLDEEVSRALNAETPKSSPLPAKGRDPVEILIPKDITDPLSLNTCTDEGHVVLASPLKTGRKRHRHRGQHHQQQQAAGGSESHPVLPTAPLTPSLHGEGASQQPRHRGQNRDAPQPYELNTAINCRDEVVSPLPSALQGPSGSLSAPPAASVTSAPPSSSSRHRKRRRTSSKSEAGARGGGQGSKEKGRGSWGGRHHHHHPLPAAGFKKQQRKFQYGNYCKYYGYRNPSCEDGRLRVLKPEWFRGRDVLDLGCNVGHLTLSIACKWGPSRMVGLDIDSRLIHSARQNIRHYLSEELRLPPQTVEGDPGAEGEEGTTTVRKRSCFPASLTASRGPIAAPQVPLDGADTSVFPNNVVFVTGNYVLDRDDLVEAQTPEYDVVLCLSLTKWVHLNWGDEGLKRMFRRIYRHLRPGGILVLEPQPWSSYGKRKTLTETIYKNYYRIQLKPEQFSSYLTSPDVGFSSYELVATPHNTSKGFQRPVYLFHKARSPSH, encoded by the exons ATGATCGAGATGGCGGCGGAGAAGGAGCCGTTTCTGGTGccggccccgccgccgccgctcaAAGATGAGTCGGGCGGAGGGGGCGGCCCCACTGTGCCACCGCACCAAGAGGCCGCCTCTGGGGAGCTGTGCGGCGGGACGGAGCGTGGTCCGGGTCCTTGCGCGCCGTCTGCGGGGTCCCCGGCCGCTGGGGTCGGTCGAGAGAGCCCCGGGGCCGCGGCCATCCCCCCCGGTGGTCCCCAGGCGCAGCAGCACCGAGGAGGCGGCCCCCAGGCGCAGTCGCACGGGGAGGCCCGCCTGTCGGATCCCCCGGGGCGAGCCGCTCCCCCGGACGTGGGGGAGGAGCGCCGGGGAGGGGGCGGGACAGAGCTGGGTCCCCCTGCTCCTCCTCGACCCCGCAATGGCTATCAGCCCCACCGGCCACCTGGGGGGGGCGGGGGCAAGAGGAGAAATAGCTGTAATGtagggggaggtgggggaggcttCAAACATCCGGCCTTCAAGAGGCGCAGGCGGGTGAATTCGGACTGTGACTCTGTGTTACCCTCCAACTTCCTCCTGGGGGGCAATATCTTTGATCCCCTGAACCTGAATAGCCTCCTGGATGAGGAAGTGAGCCGCGCCCTCAACGCAGAGACCCCTAAGTCATCCCCCCTTCCAGCCAAAGGGCGAGATCCAGTGGAGATCCTCATCCCCAAAGATATTACTGACCCGCTCAGTCTCAATACTTGCACTGATGAGGGCCATGTAGTTCTTGCTTCGCCACTCAAGACTGGTCGGAAGCGGCATAGACACCGGGGACagcaccaccagcagcagcaggcaGCCGGAGGGAGTGAGAGCCACCCCGTGCTGCCCACAGCCCCTCTCACCCCCTCACTCCACGGGGAGGGCGCCTCACAGCAGCCGCGGCACAGAGGCCAGAACCGGGATGCCCCCCAACCCTATGAACTCAACACAGCCATCAACTGCAGGGATGAAGTGGTGTCTCCGCTTCCATCTGCTCTACAGGGTCCCTCAGGCTCCCTATCAGCCCCTCCAGCTGCCTCAGTTACCTCTGCACCCCCATCTTCCTCCTCCCGACATCGCAAACGTCGCAGGACTTCCAGCAAGTCGGAGGCAGGGGCTAGGGGTGGAGGCCAGGGTTCCAAGGAAAAGGGCCGAGGGAGTTGGGGAGgccgtcaccaccaccaccacccactgCCTGCTGCAGGCTTCAAAAAGCAACAGCGCAAGTTCCAGTATGGGAATTACTGCAAATACTATGGGTACCGCAATCCTTCCTGTGAGGATGGGCGCCTTCGGGTGTTGAAGCCTGAGTGGTTTCGGGGCCGGGACGTCCTAGATCTGGGCTGCAATGTGGGCCATCTGACCCTGAGCATTGCCTGCAAGTGGGGCCCGTCCCGCATGGTGGGCTTGGATATAGATTCCCGGCTCATCCATTCTGCCCGTCAGAACATCCGACACTACCTTTCCGAGGAGCTGCGTCTCCCACCCCAGACTGTGGAAGGGGACCCAGGGGCAGAGGGTGAGGAAGGGACCACCACCGTTCGAAAGAGGAGCTGCTTCCCAGCCTCGCTGACTGCCAGCCGGGGTCCCATCGCTGCCCCCCAAGTGCCCTTGGATGGAGCGGACACATCAGTCTTCCCCAACAATGTTGTCTTCGTCACG GGTAATTATGTGCTGGATCGAGATGACCTGGTGGAGGCCCAAACACCTGAGTATGATGTGgtgctctgcctcagcctcaccaagtGGGTGCATCTGAACTGGGGAGATGAGGGCCTGAAGCGCATGTTTCGCCGAATCTACCGGCACCTACGCCCTGGAGGCATCCTGGTCCTAGAGCCCCAACCCTGGTCGTCGTATGGCAAGAGAAAGACCCTTACG GAAACAATCTACAAGAACTACTACCGAATCCAACTGAAGCCAGAGCAGTTCAGTTCCTACCTGACATCCCCAGACGTGGGCTTCTCCAGCTATGAGCTTGTGGCCACACCCCACAACACCTCTAAAG gCTTCCAGCGTCCTGTGTACCTGTTCCACAAGGCCCGATCCCCCAGCCACTAA
- the MEPCE gene encoding 7SK snRNA methylphosphate capping enzyme isoform X2: MSTALRREALPLRIALTHAAFTKLKEATSQALPLRREAGRHLQHVLPVPAQARKGVRRRCPLGGGRRRGGEVVGFRAGWRPLRLIPQEQGSGVKETFSHQVPSPPTGPSGSLSAPPAASVTSAPPSSSSRHRKRRRTSSKSEAGARGGGQGSKEKGRGSWGGRHHHHHPLPAAGFKKQQRKFQYGNYCKYYGYRNPSCEDGRLRVLKPEWFRGRDVLDLGCNVGHLTLSIACKWGPSRMVGLDIDSRLIHSARQNIRHYLSEELRLPPQTVEGDPGAEGEEGTTTVRKRSCFPASLTASRGPIAAPQVPLDGADTSVFPNNVVFVTGNYVLDRDDLVEAQTPEYDVVLCLSLTKWVHLNWGDEGLKRMFRRIYRHLRPGGILVLEPQPWSSYGKRKTLTETIYKNYYRIQLKPEQFSSYLTSPDVGFSSYELVATPHNTSKGFQRPVYLFHKARSPSH; this comes from the exons ATGAGCACCGCCCTTCGTCGGGAAGCCCTGCCCCTCCGGATCGCGCTGACGCACGCTGCGTTTACCAAACTTAAGGAAGCGACGTCACAGGCCCTACCCCTAAGACGGGAGGCGGGGCGCCACCTCCAGCACGTGCTGCCTGTACCCGCGCAAGCCCGAAAGGGTGTGCGCAGGCGCTGCCCACTAGGGGGAGGAAGGAGGCGGGGTGGGGAGGTTGTTGGATTTAGAGCCGGGTGGAGACCGCTGAGACTCATTCCTCAGGAACAAGGGTCGGGTGTCAAGGAGACTTTTTCACACCAGGTCCCGTCCCCGCCTACG GGTCCCTCAGGCTCCCTATCAGCCCCTCCAGCTGCCTCAGTTACCTCTGCACCCCCATCTTCCTCCTCCCGACATCGCAAACGTCGCAGGACTTCCAGCAAGTCGGAGGCAGGGGCTAGGGGTGGAGGCCAGGGTTCCAAGGAAAAGGGCCGAGGGAGTTGGGGAGgccgtcaccaccaccaccacccactgCCTGCTGCAGGCTTCAAAAAGCAACAGCGCAAGTTCCAGTATGGGAATTACTGCAAATACTATGGGTACCGCAATCCTTCCTGTGAGGATGGGCGCCTTCGGGTGTTGAAGCCTGAGTGGTTTCGGGGCCGGGACGTCCTAGATCTGGGCTGCAATGTGGGCCATCTGACCCTGAGCATTGCCTGCAAGTGGGGCCCGTCCCGCATGGTGGGCTTGGATATAGATTCCCGGCTCATCCATTCTGCCCGTCAGAACATCCGACACTACCTTTCCGAGGAGCTGCGTCTCCCACCCCAGACTGTGGAAGGGGACCCAGGGGCAGAGGGTGAGGAAGGGACCACCACCGTTCGAAAGAGGAGCTGCTTCCCAGCCTCGCTGACTGCCAGCCGGGGTCCCATCGCTGCCCCCCAAGTGCCCTTGGATGGAGCGGACACATCAGTCTTCCCCAACAATGTTGTCTTCGTCACG GGTAATTATGTGCTGGATCGAGATGACCTGGTGGAGGCCCAAACACCTGAGTATGATGTGgtgctctgcctcagcctcaccaagtGGGTGCATCTGAACTGGGGAGATGAGGGCCTGAAGCGCATGTTTCGCCGAATCTACCGGCACCTACGCCCTGGAGGCATCCTGGTCCTAGAGCCCCAACCCTGGTCGTCGTATGGCAAGAGAAAGACCCTTACG GAAACAATCTACAAGAACTACTACCGAATCCAACTGAAGCCAGAGCAGTTCAGTTCCTACCTGACATCCCCAGACGTGGGCTTCTCCAGCTATGAGCTTGTGGCCACACCCCACAACACCTCTAAAG gCTTCCAGCGTCCTGTGTACCTGTTCCACAAGGCCCGATCCCCCAGCCACTAA
- the ZCWPW1 gene encoding zinc finger CW-type PWWP domain protein 1 isoform X1 — protein sequence MMTTLQNKEECGKGPKRIFAPPAQKSYSLLPCSPNSPKEETLGISSPETEASISLPKASLKKEEEKATTKNGPSRGQEKKRKAQNNKQAEKKEKEKSSLTPAEFEEIVQIVLQKSLQECLGMGSGLDFAETSCAQPIVSNQSAKEPGITASATDTDNANGEEVPHTQEISVSWEGEAAPEIRTSKLGQPDPVPSKKKSNRLTLSKRKKDAQDEKVEKTQGGHEHRQEDQLKETVQDHSQIRDLQKGEISGFGQCLVWVQCSFPNCGKWRRLCGNIDPSVLPDNWSCDQNTDVQYNRCDIPEETWTGLESDVAYASYIPGSIIWAKQYGYPWWPGMIESDPDLGEYFLFTSHLDSLPSKYHVTFFGETVSRAWIPVNMLKNFQELSLELSGMKKRRNDCSQKLGVALMMAQEAEQISIQERVNLFGFWSRFNGSNSNGERKDLQLSGLNSPGSCLEKKEEEEELEKEEELEKEEVEKTDPTLPICKQVKIQTQKTKPRGPKKKFKAPQSKALAASFSEGEVTTVPKDLGLSACKGACPSAAKEEPRPREPLTQEAGRVPLEDEASSDLDLEQLMEDVGRELGQSGELQHSDSDGEDIPLALFGK from the exons ATGATGACAACATTGCAGAATAAAGAAG AATGTGGAAAGGGACCAAAGAGAATCTTTGCCCCACCTGCACAAAAATCTTACAGCCTGTTACCTTGTAGTCCTAACTCCCCCAAGGAGGAGACCCTGGGGATCAGTTCCCCAGAGACAGAGGCCAGCATAAGCCTGCCAAAGGCcagtttaaaaaaggaagaggaaaaagcaacCACAAAGAATGGTCCAAGCAGGGgccaggagaaaaaaagaaaggcacaaAACAACAAGcaagcagagaagaaagaaaag GAAAAATCAAGTCTTACCCCTGCAGAATTTGAGGAGATTGTCCAGATTGTGCTGCAGAAGTCCCTTCAGGAGTGCTTGG GGATGGGATCTGGCCTTGATTTTGCAGAGACttcctgtgcccagcccatagtaTCCAACCAATCAGCCAAGGAGCCAGGAATTACTGCTTCTGCTACTGATACTGATAATGCTAATGG AGAGGAGGTACCACATACTCAAGAGATTTCAGTGTCTTGGGAAGGTGAAGCTGCCCCTGAGATAAGAACGTCTAAGCTAGGCCAGCCAGATCCTGTACCCTCTAAGAAGAAATCCAATAGACTCACcttaagcaaaagaaagaaggacGCTC aagATGAGAAGGTGGAGAAAACTCAAGGTGGACATGAGCACAGACAGGAAGACCAACTAAAGGAGACAGTTCAGGATCATTCTCAGATCAGGGACCTGCAAAAAGGAGAGATAAGTGGTTTTG GTCAATGTCTGGTCTGGGTCCAGTGTTCCTTCCCAAACTGTGGGAAATGGAGGCGGCTGTGTGGGAACATTGACCCCTCAGTTCTCCCAGATAATTGGTCCTGTGATCAGAACACAG ATGTGCAGTATAATCGCTGTGATATTCCTGAGGAGACCTGGACAGGGCTTGAAAGTGATGTGGCCTATGCCTCCTACATCCCAGGATCCATCATCTGGGCCAAGCAATACGGTTACCCCTG GTGGCCAGGCATGATAGAATCTGATCCTGACTtaggagaatattttctttttacttcccaTCTTGATTCCCTGCCG TCTAAGTACCACGTGACATTTTTTGGAGAAACAGTTTCTCGTGCATGGATCCCAGTCAACATGCTAAAGAACTTCCAGGAGCTGTCCCTGGAGCTATCAGGCATG AAAAAGCGCAGAAATGACTGCAGCCAGAAACTGGGGGTGGCCCTGATGATGGCTCAAGAAGCAGAACAGATCAGCATTCAG GAACGGGTTAACTTGTTTGGTTTCTGGAGCCGATTCAATGGATCTAACAGTAATGGGGAAAGAAAAG ACTTACAGCTCTCTGGTTTGAACAGCCCAGGATCCTGcttggagaaaaaggaggaggaggaagagttggaaaaggaggaagagttGGAAAAGGAGGAAGTAGAGAAAACA GACCCAACTTTGCCTATTTGTAAGCAAGTCAAAATACAGACCCAAAAAACCAAGCCAAGAG GCcctaagaaaaaatttaaagctcCCCAGAGCAAGGCCTTGGCAGCCAGCTTTTCAGAGGGAGAAGTTACAACAGTGCCAAAGGACCTGGGCCTATCAGCATGTAAAGGGGCCTGCCCCTCAGCTGCAAAAGAAGAGCCAAGACCCCGGGAACCCCTGACCCAGGAGGCTGGACGTGTTCCCCTTGAGGACGAAGCCTCCAGTGATCTGGACCTGGAGCAACTCATGGAAGATGTTGGGAGAGAGCTGGGGCAGAGCGGGGAGCTGCAGCACAGTGACAGTGATGGCGAGGACATCCCCCTGGCGCTGTTTGGGAAGTAG
- the ZCWPW1 gene encoding zinc finger CW-type PWWP domain protein 1 isoform X2 produces MGSGLDFAETSCAQPIVSNQSAKEPGITASATDTDNANGEEVPHTQEISVSWEGEAAPEIRTSKLGQPDPVPSKKKSNRLTLSKRKKDAQDEKVEKTQGGHEHRQEDQLKETVQDHSQIRDLQKGEISGFGQCLVWVQCSFPNCGKWRRLCGNIDPSVLPDNWSCDQNTDVQYNRCDIPEETWTGLESDVAYASYIPGSIIWAKQYGYPWWPGMIESDPDLGEYFLFTSHLDSLPSKYHVTFFGETVSRAWIPVNMLKNFQELSLELSGMKKRRNDCSQKLGVALMMAQEAEQISIQERVNLFGFWSRFNGSNSNGERKDLQLSGLNSPGSCLEKKEEEEELEKEEELEKEEVEKTDPTLPICKQVKIQTQKTKPRGPKKKFKAPQSKALAASFSEGEVTTVPKDLGLSACKGACPSAAKEEPRPREPLTQEAGRVPLEDEASSDLDLEQLMEDVGRELGQSGELQHSDSDGEDIPLALFGK; encoded by the exons ATGGGATCTGGCCTTGATTTTGCAGAGACttcctgtgcccagcccatagtaTCCAACCAATCAGCCAAGGAGCCAGGAATTACTGCTTCTGCTACTGATACTGATAATGCTAATGG AGAGGAGGTACCACATACTCAAGAGATTTCAGTGTCTTGGGAAGGTGAAGCTGCCCCTGAGATAAGAACGTCTAAGCTAGGCCAGCCAGATCCTGTACCCTCTAAGAAGAAATCCAATAGACTCACcttaagcaaaagaaagaaggacGCTC aagATGAGAAGGTGGAGAAAACTCAAGGTGGACATGAGCACAGACAGGAAGACCAACTAAAGGAGACAGTTCAGGATCATTCTCAGATCAGGGACCTGCAAAAAGGAGAGATAAGTGGTTTTG GTCAATGTCTGGTCTGGGTCCAGTGTTCCTTCCCAAACTGTGGGAAATGGAGGCGGCTGTGTGGGAACATTGACCCCTCAGTTCTCCCAGATAATTGGTCCTGTGATCAGAACACAG ATGTGCAGTATAATCGCTGTGATATTCCTGAGGAGACCTGGACAGGGCTTGAAAGTGATGTGGCCTATGCCTCCTACATCCCAGGATCCATCATCTGGGCCAAGCAATACGGTTACCCCTG GTGGCCAGGCATGATAGAATCTGATCCTGACTtaggagaatattttctttttacttcccaTCTTGATTCCCTGCCG TCTAAGTACCACGTGACATTTTTTGGAGAAACAGTTTCTCGTGCATGGATCCCAGTCAACATGCTAAAGAACTTCCAGGAGCTGTCCCTGGAGCTATCAGGCATG AAAAAGCGCAGAAATGACTGCAGCCAGAAACTGGGGGTGGCCCTGATGATGGCTCAAGAAGCAGAACAGATCAGCATTCAG GAACGGGTTAACTTGTTTGGTTTCTGGAGCCGATTCAATGGATCTAACAGTAATGGGGAAAGAAAAG ACTTACAGCTCTCTGGTTTGAACAGCCCAGGATCCTGcttggagaaaaaggaggaggaggaagagttggaaaaggaggaagagttGGAAAAGGAGGAAGTAGAGAAAACA GACCCAACTTTGCCTATTTGTAAGCAAGTCAAAATACAGACCCAAAAAACCAAGCCAAGAG GCcctaagaaaaaatttaaagctcCCCAGAGCAAGGCCTTGGCAGCCAGCTTTTCAGAGGGAGAAGTTACAACAGTGCCAAAGGACCTGGGCCTATCAGCATGTAAAGGGGCCTGCCCCTCAGCTGCAAAAGAAGAGCCAAGACCCCGGGAACCCCTGACCCAGGAGGCTGGACGTGTTCCCCTTGAGGACGAAGCCTCCAGTGATCTGGACCTGGAGCAACTCATGGAAGATGTTGGGAGAGAGCTGGGGCAGAGCGGGGAGCTGCAGCACAGTGACAGTGATGGCGAGGACATCCCCCTGGCGCTGTTTGGGAAGTAG